TTTGTTTCTTAAAATTGATCTAGTTTGCACTTGTGTAATCCTTGAGCGCTGCTATGTGCTGCCTACCTGTTCACTGGGTGCCTTCTGTGATAAGTGGGGACTGcatggtataagaacataagaaataggagcaggagtaggccaatcggcccctcgagcctgctccgccattcaataagatcatggctgatctgatcctaacctcaaatctaaattcatgtccaatttcctgcccgctctctgtaacccctaattccctttacttctaggaaactgtctatttctgttttaaatttatttaatgatgtagcttccacagcttcctggggcagcaaattccacagacctattaccctctgagtgaagaagtttctccttatctcagttttgaaagagcagccccttattctaagattatgccccctagttctagtttcacccatccttgggaacatccttaccgcatccacccgatcaagccccttcacaatcttatatgtttcaataagatcgcctctcattcttctgaactccaatgagtcccaatctactcaacctctcctcatatgtccgccccctcatccccgggattaaccgagtgaaccttctttgtactgcctcgagagcaagtatgtcttttcttaagtatggacaccaaaactgtatgcagtattccagatgcggtctcaccaatatcttTGATTTGAGCCTaccatttttaattttattttgctttGTTTAAAATTAAGTTTGGATGACATACCCCTCCCCGAATCCTTAATGGCACTCTTCTTTTAGGAGGAGAAACTTATCAAATAGTTGGAAGTAAACCTATACAGATGTCAGCTGAAGATGGGTTTGGCTGATATGACACACAAATAGTCTGCAAACGTTCACTGTTCAGGCTCACGTGAAAACCAGGactggagtgagggactggagggcTGTTGCCATTTGTGAAACCATACCTGAATATGAGTCGGTGTCAttaggagaggaagggagtgaaGAGCACATTTTCAAGCTTTTCTTGTTCCTTTTCCTCCAGGAGTCATTCAACAATGTAAAACAGTGGCTTCAGGAGATAGATCGTTATGCCAGTGAAAATGTTAACAAGTTATTGGTAGGGAACAAATGTGATCTGACCACAAAGAAAGTGGTGGACTATACAACAGCAAAGGTATGTTGCGTAAAGTCAATCTCTCATATACTTAAATGCAACACAAATGTTGGTTTTACATTCTCCAGAATAGTTAGCAGTGATGGAAGCATTCCAATTCCAAGAGAAAAACAATGTTGAAGATAGCATGCGTACAGAAAAATGAAATGCAAAATTCACATATCCATAACTTCACCTTTAATTGCTTAAAAATACCAAAAATCCGTCCTAAATGACCGAAAATGTAAAAATATTGCGTCAATCAATGATGGTTTGATTTTTCATTGTGGTCCTGGGAGAGAGAAGAATCAGCTAATGCAGGTCCAGTGTTAAATTCAAGTGGGAGCTGGATAGTTTAAtggcaaaaaaaaactgttttgagGTGTGTACAAAACGGGAGCCTAGACAGACTACGGTGATCCATTTCTAGCCTTTCATATTCTTGTATTCCTAAGTGCCAGCTGTGTGAGCACGGTGGGAGTGAAGATTCTGAGAATGTTCAGGGAGGGTCTTCTCCAGGCCACACTCAGATTGCTTGTTGACAGAAGCAAATTGCCTGCCCTCTGAGCCACATGTAATATAAGCTGTGGGGGTTAAATGAGTCACTTCATTGCCATGTCctccttttatataaaaaaaagttgttgATTCCAAATTGAGGAAATGTTTAGTTACTCTTGGAACTTACCTAGCAAAATGAGCATTTTgtgcttccttacttttgtaacaTTTCTGGAATCAGTAaacagttaaaatctttttaatgaGGTTTATATGTAGGAAAATCCTTGTATTAATCTTttgaaataaatataaaatatcatTCCAAGGATTCTGTGGGGTTTTTTTTCAGGACCCTTTTTaatttagttgcttaattgtaaTCATTTTTGAGCACAAGTATTGTTTTAGTTAAATTGCTTACTGGTTTTGAATGAACAGTAAACATGTATGTAGATACATATATCGAATAAAGGCACTCTGATAGTTCAGTATTTCTGCGAGTGCACAAATTTGTAATGATCAATACTAGTGTAGAAATTTGATTCCAGTGTAGTTCTTAAAAATTTGGTCTCTTGTAGTTGAGAGTATGATATGCTTTGATGCAAATTCTTGGTATTATTTGAAAACAATTGGCCTATTGATGCAGGTAATGTGTGCACCCCACCTTCCCCATCAAAATAAAGTTAAGCGCTTTGAGTCATTTATTGTCTTTAATCCAAACAATTTCCTAATAACTGTCAAATAGTCTTGGGTTAGTTTTTGTTTGTGCAAGTTTTGCAATAAATCAATTGAAGGAGACAGATGCATGTGACCAAGATATAGTTGTAAATACATTATAGTTAGGCAGTAACAACTGGGGTTAATTACAATGTAAAGCCCATTTCCATtttatgtgtgtacatgtgtagtTCTTGGAATCCTAACCCAAAATCTGGTTATATTGTAGTAGAATGTTGAGTTTTCATGTATATTTTTGAAGGATGTGCATTATCAGAAAATTCAGTTGCAAAAAGAACTTTGCAGATAAAGTACTTGATCAATTTACAATGTAGTAAAATGCATGAGAGAAACTTAATGTACTGGTATATAAACTAAAGTGGAGGTTCTTGCTGGGTAATTAATTCCTCTTCTATTGGTCAACAGGAATTTGCAGACTCCCTTGGGATTCCATTCTTGGAAACCAGTGCGAAGAATGCAACAAATGTAGAACAAGCCTTTATGACGATGGCTGCTGAGATTAAAAAACGAATGGGTCCTGGAGCTACTTCTGGTGGTTCTGAAAAGTCAAATGTAAATATCCAGAGCACACCAGTGAAGTCGTCCAGTGGGGGTTGCTGctaagaattttcacattctcCTAATAAATTTGATTTAATAAGCCCAAAAGTAAGAAACATTGCCTGAATTGTACTGTATGTAGCCACACCACTACAGGCTTGCCCCCTGCCCCTTTCCTGCTCCCTTTCAGACACAAAATCAGGCACTGAAATGCCACTATTGGCTGGGATTTCCAACTTGAGACTAACTTCATTTTCAGAACTGTTTTAAACTTAAAGCGTGCAGGTCATTAATAATGTGCATAAATCTCATACCTGTTATCAGATTTTCTTGTGGTTGGTTTATATTATAAAAATTGATTTTGTTTATAATGGCATGTTTTAAATGTCAACATTGAATCTCCTCTGAAGATGAAGTTTAGCCATTTCACGTCAAGCAGCACAACAGTGTTTTGTCATGTTCATTGACATCAATAAAATTTAGTGAGAGGTTATGTGTCAGATCTGATTTTGCTAGTACTTTCTGTAGAGATACAAGAGAATTACACTGCATTACCTTCATATTCTCTGCATATAActtgtggctgcagaacattgtaATTTGTTGCACATATGTAACATTAAACAACTGAGGAAATGTTTAATAAAATATTGTACTTACTAGAATTACTTTAGAACTAACATGGTGGTACAAAATGGTCCACAGAAGCATCGTAGCCTGCAAAACAAAATGGGCTAAATTGCTGCAGAGCTTTAAATGTCTTAATTATTTATTCTGCATATATCTCATTTGTTGTATCTCACTGTAGATTTGGTTGTGGATGACCGTTTTCAATATGTAGATCACTGGTTGTTATGATTTCCATTTGCCTTGGAAAATGGCTTGTATTTATAAACTGCATATGTGAGCACAGGGATATTGCTCATTGACCAGGTGCTCCAAACAGGTGACATTTTTACAAGtgaatttcatttatttttgtggATTTTTAGGAACTGTACATCTGGATACTGGTGGCTTTTTCTTTTGTCCAGAAAGTTTCGTAAACAGTTACAGTATATCAGGCATGCTAACCATTTCATTTTTAGAATTAGTCTAGGGACCCATATAATTTGAAACAATTTAGTTAATATTTTAAGCATGGTTAAGGGTGATttaattcaaatttatttttacTCATTCTAAATAAAATGCTTAATGGCACTTTTTCCTCCACATTTCTTGGTTTAtttatgtataaatgcaagtcttttgatAGGtattcatctgtttttttaaattccataGAAGACATTGACTTGTATGATTCAAGTTAATTTTATTGATTGCAAAATAaatcatggaattacatagaaattactatAGTTTGACCCAACCAGTCGGTGtttatcctaatcccatgtgcctgctctgttcccatatcttTGTTctctagattttaaaattctcagtttAAATCCCCCCCATGGCCTCGTGTCTCCGTCTCTGTaaccccctacaaccctccgagaattctgCTTTCCCCCACtatcttcgccccaccattggcagccgtgccttcaactgcctaggccctaagctctggaattccctgcctaaacccctccacctcacctttaagaccctccaagcttttggtcacctgtcctaatgtctcctttggctctgtcaatttttgtctgagtttgctcctgtgaagtgccttgtgacgtactatgttaaaggcgctatataaatgcaagttatcgttCAACCACTTATCTAACCTGACATGATCTGGTAGGGTATTCcatagcctcacaaccctctgtaaaCCAGTGACTGCATTACTCATTTATTAATGCAAACTCTTTTACTGGATGTTTTGTGTAGAAGCAGCGTTTCAAATCATTTTCATTTCTTTTGTATTTGGCTGCAAGACAAAGGGTAGTCCTTTCCTGCAAGGTTAACTTCTGGTGCAGGAGCAAAcaagaatcttaaatgttttgtCAAGTCCATCACTTTTTACTGTAAATTGTAAAACTTAAATGGTGCAACCTTATAGTGGACATTAACACAATTTTTCAAGCAATTGGGACTTTATTTGGATTTGGTAGCAGTGATCACCGTTTTTCTTGGATTAACAAAACATAAGTCTTCCTCTTTGGATCATTCATTCCCGTTGGTTGTTTACCTTACCCCCCCACTCCCTTTTTGCAAAATTGCATTCTAAAGCAAGCTACTTTTTGCTCAAATTCCACAAACGTGCTAAAACAAGTTAAACTAGTCACATGCTAATTGATTAAAATAAGGCAACAAAAACTTTAATAAAAATTCACATTACACAGTAATAATACAAAAACTTTGATACTGCTTCATTCATAAAAGTAATTTTGAAAAGATTGTGAAAACTGGTTACATCTAGCCACTTAATACAACTAGAGCAAATTATTGCCAAGTTCTGATTTAAAAATACAGTATTTACACTATCTGCAGGACTTTATGCAAAATTGCAGCAATCAAGTAGCAAATTGTGCTGTAACGCCAAAGGTGCAGAAAATAGAGATTTGTTGTAGGTGGTTGTGCTGTAGCAAATGATTTGCTCTAAGCAAAACTCAAGTTAACACATTTGGACTCTGGAAAATTTCTTTCACCACCTTCCTCTCCTTTATGCCATGAAATGTTTTTAGTCACGGTGAATGTTGTGTTGCCTCATCATTACAGTACTCTACATAACTCAAATCTGTGTGGGGTGGCACTCAGACCTTGTGCCATGGACAGTTCATTCTCTGCTGTTTCTCCTTGGGTAGGTTCTGTGCCATTAGAGGCTGGTACTGAGCAGAGGAAGTCAACACAGGGATGACCCTTTGGCACTCTTTCCTCTAGTTGTGCTGGCCATAGGGGTACTCCTGTTTGTCCTCTATGGGACAAATTAGGTGGAAGAGGAAGATTGGTTCTAAAATAAATCTATAGAATCAGAATCCCTATTCGCTGTTCAATTATAGATTACTCcagtgctttttaatttatccaatagcaatcagcttgcagaaccagagaggagtgtgTAATAACCCTCCCACTTATCTGGGGACTGATAACGCACCATATCAGAGACCTGAGCAGCAGGGAGTGAATTTTGGACTCCCAAACTCACAGTAATGATCGGAAGTATTGTCCATCTAGAACCTCAAACTGTACCTCAGGTTATGGGCTACTCCTGGGTAATGTCACAGGTGATCTACCTGCAATTCAAAGTAGTTTAATGCAGTTTAAAAACAATAATTTTGTTCCATTTGGCTCCATGAATTATTTAATGACTTAAATTTGACCAGTTTGAAGTTTAATTAAAATAGTTATGGCAATGAAAGTAAAACCCTGAGTGTTAACTGCATTAAGTAAAGAGCTTTAAAAACACTAATTGCAGAAAATGTATATGCCCATTTGCTTAACAGGTATTTTTGTAAAATGTGAAAATTGCAACCAACAGTTTGACAATTAGTTCTGTCCCAAACTTGAACTAAAAGGAGCTTCAACATCACAGTGCTCAGCATTTTAAATTGGATGATCCAAGTTAATGTGGTTTCAGACATCATCTTCCCGAAGGCTTCCTTCCATCTTCACAGTCTGGAAaaacaatatttacagtcagcaGTTTTGTTATGGGTGTAATTTGAATGTCCTGTAAACAAAGCTTTAAATTGAAGACTAATTAGATCTATCAATATAGAAAGAAAATTCCTAGAACCTTCTGTGTAGTTTATTCATTTCAAATTCCTGCTGTTTATATATACCTCAGTCACTACCCACCGAGGCGTCAATTGTGGCACCTAACGTTTTACTCACCTGATTCAATGAATCACATGACTGGTAAACTGATCCCAAGGTTCTGCTTTTCCACTGACTAGCAACTGCATAGGAAATGACTAGTTCCAGTAGAGTTGGTCATGTACTGTGCTTTTTATAGACTACACCTTCAAACAAAGCACCACTACAGCCAGAATGATGcagttatttatttttaaattgttcaAAAAGATTAATTAAAATGTAGAATCCCCACCCTTTAGAAATGTCAAGCCATTTCTATTGACAATGTTTTACTGAGGAAAGGTTTTATAATACATTGTAGGGTAAAGATAAAACCAAAATAAGTGATCAAAACAGGTTAGTGCAACATCATCTCATGGAAACAAATTTACTCCTGGTAGGGTTTACATTATCTGAACGATCACAAAAGCATAAGTAAGTTTTAAACTCCACACCCTAGGTCTGTATTTGCATTTAAAAAATCCTTCagttcagtgttttttttaaaaaaggtttagaTCATAGAAGACTAATTAAAAGGACTGGATTGGGGATTTTCTCAGCTGTACTCGGGTTAGAAAAACTTGACAGCATATTTAAAACAAAAGATGACAAGGATTTTACAAATGTTTTTGGTGAACATGGAAGAAATTATTAGTAACTCCATATCTAAATTCCAAACAGCAAACTTAAGAGCTCTGACAAAAACATGAAAAAGTTTTAAATCCAAAATCAGAAGATTATAACTTTATAGCCACATGCACTTGTTTTCCTCTATTCTCACTAGACTTTGATAGTGATACTGGTCGAATCTGCTCAtaaggaaggagggggagaaacaattgtaaaattttaaatgtaaAGCCATGTTTTTAATTGAGGGAACTATTCTTTAAATTACTTTTTATTTTGGGGATTTACTGAGAAACAGGCAGGAGCTTCATTTCAATATTAATTTGGAGGAAGGGATGTCCAAGCCACATCCTGTTTGGGCGTACAGGATGTCCTCTCAATCACACCCACGTGAATTGCACATCCACAGTTGCTCGGTAATTATAAGTAAATGGGAGATCatggaggggaatgtgaaaataaCTATTTCAAATCACTTAAttgtttttcttcattttttcCCCCTGCCTGCAGGTTTTGTGCCAATTGTTCCAACTTTGCAATTGCTGCTACCCATAGGTTTCCTACTGGGAATCCCTCAACCGGAGGTGTTTGTAAGAGGATGAGGACCAATACAGTAATGTCAGGTTGTACGAAAAGGTACAAGCCAACTGAggtgcttgctaggccacttcagagggcagattAGACTCAACCATTGTTGGTGTGGGATGGAGTCACAttcctaaaagacattagtgaaccagttgggtttttatgacaatctgacagtttcatggttactttttatttccagattttttttttgttaaaattctcaaactgccattgtgAGGTTTGAACTCACGTTCCCTGAATTACTAGCCCAGGCACATAATGACTACGCTACACTACGATTAGTGTCTATGGAGGCTCTGATTCCTAAAGGAAACTGGGACAACAGATCAAATAGCACCACTAAGATATTTAAATGCCTAACTATAATGTTGGATGTCTCCTTGGACACACCCCAAACACATGCTTTCAGTGGTATTGCATGAAAGCAGGTGACCACCAAATCTGCAGGAATTATTACGGACACCATGGGGAACTGTCTTTACAACGTCTGAGTCActcaggaaaatccagcccaatctCTACTTAAAACAAAAACATCGAGTTGCAAAGCAGTAAGTCGCATCAGTGGAAAAAAACAATGAAAATTAACTGCAATCTCTCAATATTTAGAACTAATTTCCCAGATTCTGACTATCCCTGAACCAAGAGGATCGACTCTTTTAAGACAAGCTATGTATGAAAAACAAGTTTAAAAAATTTACATCCCAGTTTTCAGGCTTTTAATGCAAAGTTGTTTTTGCAGAACCTTTTCCCAGAACTAAAATTCAGGTAGCAAGAGGTTACTGGTGACCTGAATTAAGCTAAAAGGATGCAACAGCACCTTGTATATATTTTATAGCACTAGCACAATAAATAAGCATAGCCCTTGATTCACCATGTGCAGGAATCTCTGAATCAACAGTCCCGGTCTTTACCTGTGCTGATTGCCCATTCAGTCCAGCAGCTTCAAGCTCCTGTTGCTTGTTCTCCAGATTATCTTTGGCCATATTCATGGCTGTGAGGACCGATGAGTACAGGTGTGCAGCATGCCCAGTAAGTTGCTTGGATTGTTTTGCTATCAATTCGAGTGTATCCTTGAGAACTAAATGGTAGCATAGTGTTCAGAAAAGCAGCACTCAAAATAACAAACATGACTGATAAGTAATCTCATTAAAATTTGAACTAGCGTGGAATAACACctaggtaaaggtggtggggtagctctgataataaaggatgaaattggtgtaatagtgagaaatgatcttggctcagaagatcaagatgtcgaatcaatttgggtggaggcaagaaatagcaagggaaagaaatcactagtgggaatagtatataggccccctaacagtagctacactgtagggcaaaatattaatcaggaaataaggggggcttgtaaaaaaggtaatgcaataatcatgggtgattttaactttcacatagatgggacaaatcaaattggcaaaaatagccctgaggaggagatcatagagtgtattcgggactgtttcttagaccaatacgtcggggaaccaaccagggaacaggccattttggatctggtaatgggtaacaaaacaggattaattaatgatctcaaaagtaaaggatcccttaggaagcagtgatcataacatgatcgaatttcacatccagtttgagagcaaggatcttgggtctgaaactactgtattaaacttaaataagggcaattataaaggaatgagggtggaattttctgtagacagaaagcaggtaactatagaccagttagcctaacatctgtcattgggaaaatgctagattccattattaaggaagtagtagcaggacatttggaggctcataacacaatcaaggagagttaacatggttttatgaaggggaaatcatgactgacaaatttattaaagttctttgaggaagtaacgggcagggtgaataaaggggaaccaatggatgcagtagatttggatttccaaaaggcattcgataagatgccgcataaaagattattgcacaagataagagctcatggtgttgggggtaatatactggcatggatagaggattggctaactaacagaaaacaaagagtcaggataaaagggtcattttcaaaatggcaatctgtaatgagtggggtgccgcagggatcaatgctggggcctcaactatttacaatatatatcaatgatttggatgaaggaacagagtgtcttgtggccaaatttgctgatgatacaaagataggtggaaaagcaagttgcgatgagaacacaaagtgtctgcaaagggatattgacaggttaagcgaatgggcaaaaatttggcagatggaataaaatgtgaagtcatccacgttgggaggaaaaataaaaaagcaaaatattatttgaatggagaaaaacTACAAAATATgcgatacagagggatctgggtgtcctcgtacatgaaacacaaaaagtcaacattcaggtgcagcaggtaatctggaaggcaaacggaatattggcctttatttctagggagatggagtataaaagcagggaagtcatgctccaactgtacagggtgctagtgagatcacacctgaagtactgcgtacagatctggtgcccttatttaaggaaggacatacttgcattggaggcagttcagagaaggttcactaggttgattccgggtatggaagggttgtcttatgaggaaagattgaacaggttgggtctatactcattggagtttagaagaatgagaggagatcttattgaaacatacaagattctgaggggactcgatagggtagatgctgagaggatgttacccctcatgggggaatctaaaactagggggcatagtctcagagtaaggttgcctgtttaagacagaaacgaggaggaatttcttctcccagagggtcgtgaatctttggaattctttaccccaaaaagctgtggaggctgagtcattgaatacattcaaggccgagttagacaaatgtttgatcagcaagggagtcaaaggatatggggaaagggcgggaaagtggagttgagataaaaatcagatcagccatgatctcattgaatggcggagcaggttcgaggggccgaatggcctactcctgctcctatctcttacggtcttatCTGCAACGGTTGTGCTGATTTTTCATAAATTACTTTAACCTGCATAAAAATAATTTATACATTatacaaccaacatcacaaacgatacaaagctaggtgggaaagtaagctgtgaggaggacacaaagagtctgcaaagggatatcgacaggttaagtgagtgggcaagaaggtggcagatggagtataatgtggggaaatgtgaggttattcactttggtaggaagaatagaaaaacatttttttagatggtgagaaactattaaatgttggtgttcagagagacttgggagtCCTGGTAcaaaaaatacaaaaagttaacatgcaggtacagcaagcaattaggaaagcaaatggcatgttggcctttattgcaagggggttggagtacaagagtaaggaagtcttactacaattgtacagggctttggcgagacctcacctggagtgctgcgtacagttttggtctccttatctaaggaaggatatacttgccttagaggtggtgcaacgaaggttcactagattaattcctgggatgagagggttgtcctatgaggagaggtcgagtagaatgggcctatactctctggagtttaggaatGAGAGttgctctcattgaaacatataagattctgagggggcttgacagggtagatgctgagaggctgtttcccctggctggagagtctagaactagggggcatagtctcaggataaggggtcagccatttaagactgagatgaggaggaatttcttcactcagatagttgtgaatctctggaattctctaccccagagggctgtggatgctcagtcatcgaatatattcaaggctaagatagatagatttttggactctggaggaatcaagggatgcggggattgggcaggaaagcggagttgaggtcgaagatcagccaggatctgattgaatggcggagcaggctcaaggggccacatggcctactcctgctcctatttcttatgttcaaacagatgatctggtcatttatctcattgctgcttgtgggatcttgctgtgcgcaaattggctgccacgtttcctacattacaacagtgactacacttcaaaagtacttcattggttgtaaagtgttttggcacatcctgaggtcgtgaactgcactgtataaatgcaagttctttaaagGTCACAAGTGAAGATGCTCGCTTGATAAAATAAAACATATTGTAGAGAAGATCTAttttgaattacttttttttgtaGATGAACTTAAATTCAGAAACACTACATATTCCTAGCCCTCAATCCTCTCCAAATAAAATTATCTTCGAAGTGAATAATGTTTAAAATGAAATACAGTAATACACCTccttaggctgaaccagactgcaatTTTGGTGTTTTATTCAACCCTAAACTCTATCTTCTCCACCACAGAGACtattttcacctctgtaacattgcccgtctccacctccATGTCCTACCTTggcccatcttctgctgaaaccctcatacatgcctttgtcacctccagactcaacgaatccaatgctctcctggccagcctcccatcctcctccatccataaactt
The DNA window shown above is from Heptranchias perlo isolate sHepPer1 chromosome 8, sHepPer1.hap1, whole genome shotgun sequence and carries:
- the rab1ab gene encoding ras-related protein Rab-1A, with translation MSTMNPEYDYLFKLLLIGDSGVGKSCLLLRFADDTYTESYISTIGVDFKIRTIELDGKTIKLQIWDTAGQERFRTITSSYYRGAHGIIVVYDVTDQESFNNVKQWLQEIDRYASENVNKLLVGNKCDLTTKKVVDYTTAKEFADSLGIPFLETSAKNATNVEQAFMTMAAEIKKRMGPGATSGGSEKSNVNIQSTPVKSSSGGCC